One part of the Coturnix japonica isolate 7356 chromosome 24, Coturnix japonica 2.1, whole genome shotgun sequence genome encodes these proteins:
- the PRDM10 gene encoding PR domain zinc finger protein 10 isoform X1: MEHHSREEMDSKEESPQVWPDSAEQDQNAAQVHFVPEAGTVAQIVYSEEQERPSQQVVYTADGTSYTSVDTSEHTLVYIHPVEATQTLFTDPSQVAYVQQDATTQQVTVLLPAAAQSMNPTNLSVLGSVAESPQQMALEQGQQADRASLPVHNQVLPPMEAVDGSDPLAPLENQMERMETKEEDDEDEDDDEEGEDTDMDEWDPDPPRPFDPNDLWCEECNNAHPSVCPKHGPLHPIPNRPVLTKARASLPLVLYIDRFLGGVFSKRRIPKRTQFGPVEGPLVRQTELKDCYIHLKVSLDKGDRKDRDLQEDLWFELSSEALCNWMMFVRPAQNHLEQNLVAYQYGHHIYYTTIKNVEPKQELKVWYAASYAEFVNQKIHDISEEERKVLREQEKNWPCYECNRRFMSSEQLQQHLNSHDEKLDFFSRARGRGRGRGKRRFGPGRRPGRPPKFMRMEVTIENGEKSEEGTQDLLHFSSKGQFDEARQATLNGLEQQEQTPVPSETQSTLEQQSENHPLQIQPQHDESAVPTQSTMTADDMRRAKRIRLELQNAALQHLFIRKSFRPFKCLQCGKAFREKDKLDQHLRFHGREGNCPLTCDICNKGFINSGSLESHMKFHMDQKTYSCIFCPESFDRLDLLKDHVAIHIIDGYFTCPTCKKRFPDFIQVKKHVRSFHSEKIYQCTECDKAFCRPDKLRLHMLRHSDRKDFLCSTCGKQFKRKDKLREHMQRMHNPEREAKKADRISRSKTFKPRIASTDYESFMFKCRLCMMGFRRRGMLVNHLSKRHPDMKIEEVPELTLPIIKPNRDYFCQYCDKVYKSASKRKAHILKNHPGAELPPSIRKLRPAGPGEPDPMLSTHTQLTGTIATPPVCCPHCSKQYSSKTKMVQHIRKKHPEFAQLPNTIHAPLATAVISSTPAVLTTDSTTGETVVTTDLLTQAMTELSQTLTTDYRTPQGDYQRIQYIPVSQSTTGLQQPQHIQLQVVQVAQATSPHQSQHSTVDVGQLHDPQTYTQHAIQVQHIQVTEPSPTAQSSSQVGGQPLSPSSQQSQQELSPSQMQTAASTQNQALQQQQGSSVQHTYLPSTWNSFRSYSSEIQMMTIPQGQYVITETAVGTPVTTVNTGQVKAVTQTHYVISEGQPDLDVKQNSSLSSEVQVGVSQPPTHTDTLESQTSNQQQTTQYIITTTTNGNGGSEVHITKPRTFSAEHE, translated from the exons ATGGAGCACCacagcagggaggagatggaCTCGAAAGAAGAAAGTCCTCAAGTGTGGCCTGACTCTGCTGAGCAGGACCAGAATGCTGCTCAG GTGCACTTCGTTCCGGAAGCAGGGACGGTGGCACAGATTGTGTACAGTGAGGAGCAGGAGCGTCCCTCCCAGCAGGTTGTGTACACAGCAGATGGCACCTCGTACACCTCCGTGGACACCTCGGAGCACACGCTGGTTTACATCCATCCCGTGGAAGCTACGCAG ACTCTGTTTACAGATCCGTCCCAAGTGGCTTATGTCCAGCAGGATGCCACCACGCAGCAG GTAACTGTGCTcttgcctgctgctgctcagagcatgAATCCCACCAACCTGTCCGTGCTCGGCAGCGTTGCAGAATCCCCCCAGCAAATGGCTCTGGAGCAGGGTCAACAAGCAGATAGA GCATCGTTACCGGTGCATAACCAGGTGTTACCTCCTATGGAGGCAGTGGATGGTTCTGACCCTTTAGCACCGCTGGAGAATCAGATGGAAAGGAtggaaacaaaagaggaagacgatgaggatgaagatgatgatgaagaaggGGAAGACACTGACATGGATGAATGGGATCCAGATCCACCCCGACCATTTGATCCCAATGATCTGT GGTGTGAAGAGTGTAATAATGCACATCCCTCCGTGTGTCCAAAACATGGACCTTTGCATCCAATCCCAAACAGGCCTGTGTTGACCAAGGCAAGAGCCAGCCTCCCCTTGGTGCTCTACATAGACAGGTTTTTGGGAGGTGTCTTCTCCAAAAGGCGTATCCCCAAACGCACACAGTTTGGACCTGTAGAAGGACCCCTGGTTAGACAAACTGAGCTCAAAGACTGCTATATCCATTTGAAG GTGTCTCTTGATAAGGGtgacagaaaagacagagatttGCAGGAGGATCTGTGGTTTGAACTTTCTAGTGAGGCTCTTTGTAACTGGATGATGTTTGTGCGTCCAGCTCAAAACCATTTGGAGCAGAACCTGGTTGCGTATCAATATGGCCACCATATTTATTACACAACCATTAAAAACGTGGAGCCCAAGCAGGAGCTCAAG GTGTGGTACGCTGCCTCTTACGCAGAGTTTGTGAACCAGAAGATCCATGACATATCTGAGGAGGAACGGAAAG TTCTCAGAGAGCAAGAGAAGAACTGGCCGTGTTATGAGTGCAACCGTCGTTTcatgagctcagagcagctccagcagcacctcaaCTCCCATGATGAGAAGCTGGACTTCTTCAGCAG AGCCAGAGGCAGAGGTCGTGGGCGAGGAAAAAGGAGGTTTGGACCAGGCAGGCGCCCGGGACGCCCTCCCAAATTCATGCGTATGGAAGTAACCattgaaaatggagaaaagagtGAAGAAGGGACACAG GACTTGCTGCATTTTTCCAGCAAGGGGCAGTTTGATGAGGCCAGACAAGCGACACTGAatgggctggagcagcaggaacaaacTCCAGTGCCATCAGAGACACAGTCAACACTGGAACAGCAGTCAGAAAACCACCCGCTACAAATCCAGCCCCAGCATGATGAGAGCGCGGTGCCTACGCAGAGCACCATGACAGCAGATGACATGAGGCGAGCAAAGCGTATCAGG ctggagctgcag AACGCAGCTCTTCAGCACTTGTTCATAAGGAAATCCTTCCGCCCATTTAAATGCCTTCAGTGTGGGAAGGCGTTCCGGGAAAAGGACAAACTGGATCAGCATCTGCGGTTTCATGGCCGGGAAGGGAACTGCCCTTTGACTTGTGACATTTGCAACAAGGGTTTTATCAACAGCGGTTCTCTTGAGAGCCACATGAAGTTCCACATGGACCAGAAAACATACTCCTGCATTTTCTGTCCTGAGTCCTTTGACCGCTTGGATTTACTCAAAGATCACGTGGCCATCCATATCATTGATGGCTATTTCACCTGTCCTACCTGCAAAAAGCGCTTTCCAGACTTTATCCAG GTCAAGAAACACGTACGCAGTTTCCATTCAGAAAAGATTTATCAGTGCACAGAGTGTGACAAAGCTTTCTGCCGCCCTGACAAGCTGCGGCTCCATATGTTACGACACTCGGACCGCAAAGACTTCCTGTGCTCCACGTGTGGCAAACAGTTCAAG AGGAAAGACAAATTGCGAGAGCACATGCAGAGGATGCACAACCCAGAGAGGGAGGCCAAGAAAGCCGACCGGATCAGCCGCTCAAAGACTTTCAAGCCTCGGATCGCTTCCACTGACTATGAAAGCTTCATGTTCAAGTGCCGGCTGTGCATGATGGGCTTCCGCCGGAGGGGGATGTTG GTGAATCATTTGTCAAAGAGACATCCAGACATGAAAATAGAAGAGGTGCCAGAGCTCACGTTGCCCATCATCAAACCCAACAGAGATTATTTCTGTCAGTACTGTGATAAG GTGTACAAGAGTGCCAGCAAACGCAAAGCACATATCCTGAAGAACCACCCTGGTGCTGAGCTACCTCCAAGCATCCGGAAACTGCGCCCTGCAGGCCCAGGAGAGCCAGATCCCATGCTGAGCACCCACACCCAGCTGACAGGCACTATAGCCACCCCTCCAGTCTGCTGTCCTCATTGTTCCAAGCAGTACAGCAGTAAG ACGAAGATGGTACAACACATCCGCAAGAAGCACCCAGAGTTTGCTCAGCTCCCTAACACTATACATGCCCCACTGGCGACAGCTGTCATCAGTTCCACTCCTGCAGTCCTCACCACTGACAGCACTACCGGAGAGACTGTTGTG ACAACAGACTTACTGACACAAGCAATGACGGAGCTATCCCAGACCCTCACAACAGACTATCGAACTCCCCAGGGGGACTACCAGCGAATTCAGTACATCCCTGTGTCTCAGTCCACAACTGGcttgcagcagcctcagcacatTCAACTGCAGGTTGTTCAAGTGGCCCAG GCTACCTCACCTCACCAGTCTCAGCACTCCACAGTGGATGTTGGACAGCTGCATGACCCCCAGACATATACCCAGCATGCCATCCAGGTGCAGCACATCCAGGTCACAGAGCCATCACCCACAGCTCAGTCGTCATCACAG GTTGGGGGTCAGCCTCTGAGTCCCTCCTCACAGCAATCACAGCAGGAACTCAGCCCCTCACAGATGCAGACAGCTGCATCTACACAAAACCAagccctccagcagcagcaaggatcTTCAGTCCAGCACACATATCTTCCCAGCACATGGAATTCATTTCGGAGTTACT CATCCGAGATTCAGATGATGACCATCCCTCAAGGCCAGTATGTCATCACAGAGACAGCTGTAGGTACACCTGTTACCACTGTCAACACAGGGCAAGTGAAAGCAGTCACTCAg ACCCACTATGTGATATCTGAAGGTCAACCTGATCTGGATGTCAAACAGAACTCATCGCTCTCCAGTGAGGTGCAGGTCGGTGTTTCCCAGCCACCAACACACACTGATACGCTGGAATCTCAAACGAGTAATCAGCAGCAAACAACCCAGTACATAATCACTACAACCACCAATGGCAACGGGGGCAGTGAAGTGCACATCACTAAACCAAGAACTTTCTCAGCAGAACACGAATGA
- the PRDM10 gene encoding PR domain zinc finger protein 10 isoform X4: protein MEHHSREEMDSKEESPQVWPDSAEQDQNAAQVHFVPEAGTVAQIVYSEEQERPSQQVVYTADGTSYTSVDTSEHTLVYIHPVEATQTLFTDPSQVAYVQQDATTQQASLPVHNQVLPPMEAVDGSDPLAPLENQMERMETKEEDDEDEDDDEEGEDTDMDEWDPDPPRPFDPNDLWCEECNNAHPSVCPKHGPLHPIPNRPVLTKARASLPLVLYIDRFLGGVFSKRRIPKRTQFGPVEGPLVRQTELKDCYIHLKVSLDKGDRKDRDLQEDLWFELSSEALCNWMMFVRPAQNHLEQNLVAYQYGHHIYYTTIKNVEPKQELKVWYAASYAEFVNQKIHDISEEERKVLREQEKNWPCYECNRRFMSSEQLQQHLNSHDEKLDFFSRARGRGRGRGKRRFGPGRRPGRPPKFMRMEVTIENGEKSEEGTQDLLHFSSKGQFDEARQATLNGLEQQEQTPVPSETQSTLEQQSENHPLQIQPQHDESAVPTQSTMTADDMRRAKRIRLELQNAALQHLFIRKSFRPFKCLQCGKAFREKDKLDQHLRFHGREGNCPLTCDICNKGFINSGSLESHMKFHMDQKTYSCIFCPESFDRLDLLKDHVAIHIIDGYFTCPTCKKRFPDFIQVKKHVRSFHSEKIYQCTECDKAFCRPDKLRLHMLRHSDRKDFLCSTCGKQFKRKDKLREHMQRMHNPEREAKKADRISRSKTFKPRIASTDYESFMFKCRLCMMGFRRRGMLVNHLSKRHPDMKIEEVPELTLPIIKPNRDYFCQYCDKVYKSASKRKAHILKNHPGAELPPSIRKLRPAGPGEPDPMLSTHTQLTGTIATPPVCCPHCSKQYSSKTKMVQHIRKKHPEFAQLPNTIHAPLATAVISSTPAVLTTDSTTGETVVTTDLLTQAMTELSQTLTTDYRTPQGDYQRIQYIPVSQSTTGLQQPQHIQLQVVQVAQATSPHQSQHSTVDVGQLHDPQTYTQHAIQVQHIQVTEPSPTAQSSSQVGGQPLSPSSQQSQQELSPSQMQTAASTQNQALQQQQGSSVQHTYLPSTWNSFRSYSSEIQMMTIPQGQYVITETAVGTPVTTVNTGQVKAVTQTHYVISEGQPDLDVKQNSSLSSEVQVGVSQPPTHTDTLESQTSNQQQTTQYIITTTTNGNGGSEVHITKPRTFSAEHE, encoded by the exons ATGGAGCACCacagcagggaggagatggaCTCGAAAGAAGAAAGTCCTCAAGTGTGGCCTGACTCTGCTGAGCAGGACCAGAATGCTGCTCAG GTGCACTTCGTTCCGGAAGCAGGGACGGTGGCACAGATTGTGTACAGTGAGGAGCAGGAGCGTCCCTCCCAGCAGGTTGTGTACACAGCAGATGGCACCTCGTACACCTCCGTGGACACCTCGGAGCACACGCTGGTTTACATCCATCCCGTGGAAGCTACGCAG ACTCTGTTTACAGATCCGTCCCAAGTGGCTTATGTCCAGCAGGATGCCACCACGCAGCAG GCATCGTTACCGGTGCATAACCAGGTGTTACCTCCTATGGAGGCAGTGGATGGTTCTGACCCTTTAGCACCGCTGGAGAATCAGATGGAAAGGAtggaaacaaaagaggaagacgatgaggatgaagatgatgatgaagaaggGGAAGACACTGACATGGATGAATGGGATCCAGATCCACCCCGACCATTTGATCCCAATGATCTGT GGTGTGAAGAGTGTAATAATGCACATCCCTCCGTGTGTCCAAAACATGGACCTTTGCATCCAATCCCAAACAGGCCTGTGTTGACCAAGGCAAGAGCCAGCCTCCCCTTGGTGCTCTACATAGACAGGTTTTTGGGAGGTGTCTTCTCCAAAAGGCGTATCCCCAAACGCACACAGTTTGGACCTGTAGAAGGACCCCTGGTTAGACAAACTGAGCTCAAAGACTGCTATATCCATTTGAAG GTGTCTCTTGATAAGGGtgacagaaaagacagagatttGCAGGAGGATCTGTGGTTTGAACTTTCTAGTGAGGCTCTTTGTAACTGGATGATGTTTGTGCGTCCAGCTCAAAACCATTTGGAGCAGAACCTGGTTGCGTATCAATATGGCCACCATATTTATTACACAACCATTAAAAACGTGGAGCCCAAGCAGGAGCTCAAG GTGTGGTACGCTGCCTCTTACGCAGAGTTTGTGAACCAGAAGATCCATGACATATCTGAGGAGGAACGGAAAG TTCTCAGAGAGCAAGAGAAGAACTGGCCGTGTTATGAGTGCAACCGTCGTTTcatgagctcagagcagctccagcagcacctcaaCTCCCATGATGAGAAGCTGGACTTCTTCAGCAG AGCCAGAGGCAGAGGTCGTGGGCGAGGAAAAAGGAGGTTTGGACCAGGCAGGCGCCCGGGACGCCCTCCCAAATTCATGCGTATGGAAGTAACCattgaaaatggagaaaagagtGAAGAAGGGACACAG GACTTGCTGCATTTTTCCAGCAAGGGGCAGTTTGATGAGGCCAGACAAGCGACACTGAatgggctggagcagcaggaacaaacTCCAGTGCCATCAGAGACACAGTCAACACTGGAACAGCAGTCAGAAAACCACCCGCTACAAATCCAGCCCCAGCATGATGAGAGCGCGGTGCCTACGCAGAGCACCATGACAGCAGATGACATGAGGCGAGCAAAGCGTATCAGG ctggagctgcag AACGCAGCTCTTCAGCACTTGTTCATAAGGAAATCCTTCCGCCCATTTAAATGCCTTCAGTGTGGGAAGGCGTTCCGGGAAAAGGACAAACTGGATCAGCATCTGCGGTTTCATGGCCGGGAAGGGAACTGCCCTTTGACTTGTGACATTTGCAACAAGGGTTTTATCAACAGCGGTTCTCTTGAGAGCCACATGAAGTTCCACATGGACCAGAAAACATACTCCTGCATTTTCTGTCCTGAGTCCTTTGACCGCTTGGATTTACTCAAAGATCACGTGGCCATCCATATCATTGATGGCTATTTCACCTGTCCTACCTGCAAAAAGCGCTTTCCAGACTTTATCCAG GTCAAGAAACACGTACGCAGTTTCCATTCAGAAAAGATTTATCAGTGCACAGAGTGTGACAAAGCTTTCTGCCGCCCTGACAAGCTGCGGCTCCATATGTTACGACACTCGGACCGCAAAGACTTCCTGTGCTCCACGTGTGGCAAACAGTTCAAG AGGAAAGACAAATTGCGAGAGCACATGCAGAGGATGCACAACCCAGAGAGGGAGGCCAAGAAAGCCGACCGGATCAGCCGCTCAAAGACTTTCAAGCCTCGGATCGCTTCCACTGACTATGAAAGCTTCATGTTCAAGTGCCGGCTGTGCATGATGGGCTTCCGCCGGAGGGGGATGTTG GTGAATCATTTGTCAAAGAGACATCCAGACATGAAAATAGAAGAGGTGCCAGAGCTCACGTTGCCCATCATCAAACCCAACAGAGATTATTTCTGTCAGTACTGTGATAAG GTGTACAAGAGTGCCAGCAAACGCAAAGCACATATCCTGAAGAACCACCCTGGTGCTGAGCTACCTCCAAGCATCCGGAAACTGCGCCCTGCAGGCCCAGGAGAGCCAGATCCCATGCTGAGCACCCACACCCAGCTGACAGGCACTATAGCCACCCCTCCAGTCTGCTGTCCTCATTGTTCCAAGCAGTACAGCAGTAAG ACGAAGATGGTACAACACATCCGCAAGAAGCACCCAGAGTTTGCTCAGCTCCCTAACACTATACATGCCCCACTGGCGACAGCTGTCATCAGTTCCACTCCTGCAGTCCTCACCACTGACAGCACTACCGGAGAGACTGTTGTG ACAACAGACTTACTGACACAAGCAATGACGGAGCTATCCCAGACCCTCACAACAGACTATCGAACTCCCCAGGGGGACTACCAGCGAATTCAGTACATCCCTGTGTCTCAGTCCACAACTGGcttgcagcagcctcagcacatTCAACTGCAGGTTGTTCAAGTGGCCCAG GCTACCTCACCTCACCAGTCTCAGCACTCCACAGTGGATGTTGGACAGCTGCATGACCCCCAGACATATACCCAGCATGCCATCCAGGTGCAGCACATCCAGGTCACAGAGCCATCACCCACAGCTCAGTCGTCATCACAG GTTGGGGGTCAGCCTCTGAGTCCCTCCTCACAGCAATCACAGCAGGAACTCAGCCCCTCACAGATGCAGACAGCTGCATCTACACAAAACCAagccctccagcagcagcaaggatcTTCAGTCCAGCACACATATCTTCCCAGCACATGGAATTCATTTCGGAGTTACT CATCCGAGATTCAGATGATGACCATCCCTCAAGGCCAGTATGTCATCACAGAGACAGCTGTAGGTACACCTGTTACCACTGTCAACACAGGGCAAGTGAAAGCAGTCACTCAg ACCCACTATGTGATATCTGAAGGTCAACCTGATCTGGATGTCAAACAGAACTCATCGCTCTCCAGTGAGGTGCAGGTCGGTGTTTCCCAGCCACCAACACACACTGATACGCTGGAATCTCAAACGAGTAATCAGCAGCAAACAACCCAGTACATAATCACTACAACCACCAATGGCAACGGGGGCAGTGAAGTGCACATCACTAAACCAAGAACTTTCTCAGCAGAACACGAATGA
- the PRDM10 gene encoding PR domain zinc finger protein 10 isoform X5, translating into MEHHSREEMDSKEESPQVWPDSAEQDQNAAQVHFVPEAGTVAQIVYSEEQERPSQQVVYTADGTSYTSVDTSEHTLVYIHPVEATQTLFTDPSQVAYVQQDATTQQASLPVHNQVLPPMEAVDGSDPLAPLENQMERMETKEEDDEDEDDDEEGEDTDMDEWDPDPPRPFDPNDLWCEECNNAHPSVCPKHGPLHPIPNRPVLTKARASLPLVLYIDRFLGGVFSKRRIPKRTQFGPVEGPLVRQTELKDCYIHLKVSLDKGDRKDRDLQEDLWFELSSEALCNWMMFVRPAQNHLEQNLVAYQYGHHIYYTTIKNVEPKQELKVWYAASYAEFVNQKIHDISEEERKVLREQEKNWPCYECNRRFMSSEQLQQHLNSHDEKLDFFSRARGRGRGRGKRRFGPGRRPGRPPKFMRMEVTIENGEKSEEGTQDLLHFSSKGQFDEARQATLNGLEQQEQTPVPSETQSTLEQQSENHPLQIQPQHDESAVPTQSTMTADDMRRAKRIRNAALQHLFIRKSFRPFKCLQCGKAFREKDKLDQHLRFHGREGNCPLTCDICNKGFINSGSLESHMKFHMDQKTYSCIFCPESFDRLDLLKDHVAIHIIDGYFTCPTCKKRFPDFIQVKKHVRSFHSEKIYQCTECDKAFCRPDKLRLHMLRHSDRKDFLCSTCGKQFKRKDKLREHMQRMHNPEREAKKADRISRSKTFKPRIASTDYESFMFKCRLCMMGFRRRGMLVNHLSKRHPDMKIEEVPELTLPIIKPNRDYFCQYCDKVYKSASKRKAHILKNHPGAELPPSIRKLRPAGPGEPDPMLSTHTQLTGTIATPPVCCPHCSKQYSSKTKMVQHIRKKHPEFAQLPNTIHAPLATAVISSTPAVLTTDSTTGETVVTTDLLTQAMTELSQTLTTDYRTPQGDYQRIQYIPVSQSTTGLQQPQHIQLQVVQVAQATSPHQSQHSTVDVGQLHDPQTYTQHAIQVQHIQVTEPSPTAQSSSQVGGQPLSPSSQQSQQELSPSQMQTAASTQNQALQQQQGSSVQHTYLPSTWNSFRSYSSEIQMMTIPQGQYVITETAVGTPVTTVNTGQVKAVTQTHYVISEGQPDLDVKQNSSLSSEVQVGVSQPPTHTDTLESQTSNQQQTTQYIITTTTNGNGGSEVHITKPRTFSAEHE; encoded by the exons ATGGAGCACCacagcagggaggagatggaCTCGAAAGAAGAAAGTCCTCAAGTGTGGCCTGACTCTGCTGAGCAGGACCAGAATGCTGCTCAG GTGCACTTCGTTCCGGAAGCAGGGACGGTGGCACAGATTGTGTACAGTGAGGAGCAGGAGCGTCCCTCCCAGCAGGTTGTGTACACAGCAGATGGCACCTCGTACACCTCCGTGGACACCTCGGAGCACACGCTGGTTTACATCCATCCCGTGGAAGCTACGCAG ACTCTGTTTACAGATCCGTCCCAAGTGGCTTATGTCCAGCAGGATGCCACCACGCAGCAG GCATCGTTACCGGTGCATAACCAGGTGTTACCTCCTATGGAGGCAGTGGATGGTTCTGACCCTTTAGCACCGCTGGAGAATCAGATGGAAAGGAtggaaacaaaagaggaagacgatgaggatgaagatgatgatgaagaaggGGAAGACACTGACATGGATGAATGGGATCCAGATCCACCCCGACCATTTGATCCCAATGATCTGT GGTGTGAAGAGTGTAATAATGCACATCCCTCCGTGTGTCCAAAACATGGACCTTTGCATCCAATCCCAAACAGGCCTGTGTTGACCAAGGCAAGAGCCAGCCTCCCCTTGGTGCTCTACATAGACAGGTTTTTGGGAGGTGTCTTCTCCAAAAGGCGTATCCCCAAACGCACACAGTTTGGACCTGTAGAAGGACCCCTGGTTAGACAAACTGAGCTCAAAGACTGCTATATCCATTTGAAG GTGTCTCTTGATAAGGGtgacagaaaagacagagatttGCAGGAGGATCTGTGGTTTGAACTTTCTAGTGAGGCTCTTTGTAACTGGATGATGTTTGTGCGTCCAGCTCAAAACCATTTGGAGCAGAACCTGGTTGCGTATCAATATGGCCACCATATTTATTACACAACCATTAAAAACGTGGAGCCCAAGCAGGAGCTCAAG GTGTGGTACGCTGCCTCTTACGCAGAGTTTGTGAACCAGAAGATCCATGACATATCTGAGGAGGAACGGAAAG TTCTCAGAGAGCAAGAGAAGAACTGGCCGTGTTATGAGTGCAACCGTCGTTTcatgagctcagagcagctccagcagcacctcaaCTCCCATGATGAGAAGCTGGACTTCTTCAGCAG AGCCAGAGGCAGAGGTCGTGGGCGAGGAAAAAGGAGGTTTGGACCAGGCAGGCGCCCGGGACGCCCTCCCAAATTCATGCGTATGGAAGTAACCattgaaaatggagaaaagagtGAAGAAGGGACACAG GACTTGCTGCATTTTTCCAGCAAGGGGCAGTTTGATGAGGCCAGACAAGCGACACTGAatgggctggagcagcaggaacaaacTCCAGTGCCATCAGAGACACAGTCAACACTGGAACAGCAGTCAGAAAACCACCCGCTACAAATCCAGCCCCAGCATGATGAGAGCGCGGTGCCTACGCAGAGCACCATGACAGCAGATGACATGAGGCGAGCAAAGCGTATCAGG AACGCAGCTCTTCAGCACTTGTTCATAAGGAAATCCTTCCGCCCATTTAAATGCCTTCAGTGTGGGAAGGCGTTCCGGGAAAAGGACAAACTGGATCAGCATCTGCGGTTTCATGGCCGGGAAGGGAACTGCCCTTTGACTTGTGACATTTGCAACAAGGGTTTTATCAACAGCGGTTCTCTTGAGAGCCACATGAAGTTCCACATGGACCAGAAAACATACTCCTGCATTTTCTGTCCTGAGTCCTTTGACCGCTTGGATTTACTCAAAGATCACGTGGCCATCCATATCATTGATGGCTATTTCACCTGTCCTACCTGCAAAAAGCGCTTTCCAGACTTTATCCAG GTCAAGAAACACGTACGCAGTTTCCATTCAGAAAAGATTTATCAGTGCACAGAGTGTGACAAAGCTTTCTGCCGCCCTGACAAGCTGCGGCTCCATATGTTACGACACTCGGACCGCAAAGACTTCCTGTGCTCCACGTGTGGCAAACAGTTCAAG AGGAAAGACAAATTGCGAGAGCACATGCAGAGGATGCACAACCCAGAGAGGGAGGCCAAGAAAGCCGACCGGATCAGCCGCTCAAAGACTTTCAAGCCTCGGATCGCTTCCACTGACTATGAAAGCTTCATGTTCAAGTGCCGGCTGTGCATGATGGGCTTCCGCCGGAGGGGGATGTTG GTGAATCATTTGTCAAAGAGACATCCAGACATGAAAATAGAAGAGGTGCCAGAGCTCACGTTGCCCATCATCAAACCCAACAGAGATTATTTCTGTCAGTACTGTGATAAG GTGTACAAGAGTGCCAGCAAACGCAAAGCACATATCCTGAAGAACCACCCTGGTGCTGAGCTACCTCCAAGCATCCGGAAACTGCGCCCTGCAGGCCCAGGAGAGCCAGATCCCATGCTGAGCACCCACACCCAGCTGACAGGCACTATAGCCACCCCTCCAGTCTGCTGTCCTCATTGTTCCAAGCAGTACAGCAGTAAG ACGAAGATGGTACAACACATCCGCAAGAAGCACCCAGAGTTTGCTCAGCTCCCTAACACTATACATGCCCCACTGGCGACAGCTGTCATCAGTTCCACTCCTGCAGTCCTCACCACTGACAGCACTACCGGAGAGACTGTTGTG ACAACAGACTTACTGACACAAGCAATGACGGAGCTATCCCAGACCCTCACAACAGACTATCGAACTCCCCAGGGGGACTACCAGCGAATTCAGTACATCCCTGTGTCTCAGTCCACAACTGGcttgcagcagcctcagcacatTCAACTGCAGGTTGTTCAAGTGGCCCAG GCTACCTCACCTCACCAGTCTCAGCACTCCACAGTGGATGTTGGACAGCTGCATGACCCCCAGACATATACCCAGCATGCCATCCAGGTGCAGCACATCCAGGTCACAGAGCCATCACCCACAGCTCAGTCGTCATCACAG GTTGGGGGTCAGCCTCTGAGTCCCTCCTCACAGCAATCACAGCAGGAACTCAGCCCCTCACAGATGCAGACAGCTGCATCTACACAAAACCAagccctccagcagcagcaaggatcTTCAGTCCAGCACACATATCTTCCCAGCACATGGAATTCATTTCGGAGTTACT CATCCGAGATTCAGATGATGACCATCCCTCAAGGCCAGTATGTCATCACAGAGACAGCTGTAGGTACACCTGTTACCACTGTCAACACAGGGCAAGTGAAAGCAGTCACTCAg ACCCACTATGTGATATCTGAAGGTCAACCTGATCTGGATGTCAAACAGAACTCATCGCTCTCCAGTGAGGTGCAGGTCGGTGTTTCCCAGCCACCAACACACACTGATACGCTGGAATCTCAAACGAGTAATCAGCAGCAAACAACCCAGTACATAATCACTACAACCACCAATGGCAACGGGGGCAGTGAAGTGCACATCACTAAACCAAGAACTTTCTCAGCAGAACACGAATGA